The sequence TGATGTTCTTGTCGCCTTGCATAAATGCCTCTCTAAAAATAACGATCGGCGAACGAAGGGTCTATATCGTGAAGAAATATATCCAACGTCGCCTAAAAGTAGCAATGATAGCGCAGCGGCCTCGCTTTTTCATCAACCATTAGCAGGAATCATTCGCACTCCTGTTTCGCATAACGACTTGGGGTGAAACGGCCGATATCACGCATTTGACGGGATGAAAAGGCATGCGGAACGAACTCTGGTCACAAAAGATACGAAAGCGGTCGAGTAACGCCTGAACAGCAAAAAGCCTTGGCACATTTAATGCGCAAAGGCTTTTTTGTTTCAGTTTCCGGAGATGGCCGAACCGCGTTTTAAATGGCGCACACCGAGCGTCAGGCTTTAGTACCTTTTAATGGCATTGCGCGCATTTAATCAAGATCCAGGTATCCGACTCTAAGTGACTGACGTTAAATCACTGACTCTAAATAACGGATGCTCAATATCGGGCTTTTAAACGCTTACTTAGCTTCAGGATCGGTCACAAACCCGATTTTGCCCAACCCACCGGATTGGGCCGCAGCCATCACCTGGGCTATTTTTTCATATTCCGTGGTGCGTTCAGCGCGCAAATGCAGTTCAGGCTGTGGTTCTTTTTTTGCTGCCTCCGCGATTTTCAACTGCAGTGCGTTGCGGTCCACTATTTCGTCGTTCCAATAGACTTTTCCGGCAGCATCGATAGACAGGCTGATGTTTTTTGGCTTCACCTGATCCGGTTGATTGGTCGCGCGCGGCAGGTCGATTTTGACGGCGTGATTCATCACCGGAATGGTCATGATAAAAATGATCAGCAGGACCAACATCACGTCAACTAACGGCGTGGTGTTGATCTCGGGATTAAAGTCGTCGTCCGAATCGGACAGAGAGCCCATTGACATCATGCACCTTTCACAGCGACTAACTTGGAAGTCGTTTCCGGGGGCGTTCCATTCGCAACCTTGTTGGCGTCAGCCCGTGAGCCGGTGACAAACAATGCATGTAAGTCGAAGCCGAATTTATTCAGTTTAGCGATGATGGTTTTGTTGCCGCGTACCAATGCGTTATAGCCAAAGGTAGCCGGAATCGCCACTGCCAGACCTAGCGCAGTCATGATCAGCGACTCACCCACCGGGCCAGCAACTTTATCGATACTGGCCTGGCCTGAAGTGCCGATAGCCACCAGTGCGTGATAAATTCCCCAAACGGTGCCGAAGAGTCCGACGAAAGGTGCCGTTGAGCCAACCGACGCCAATACTGCCATACCGGTCTGAAGCTTGCTGGAGGCTTCATCGATCGCCTGCCGTAAGGATAAGGTTACCCAGTCGCTGGTGGATAGCTGATCGTGCAAATGACCGCTGTGAGCGGTGTGATGGCGCATGGACACCACCCCAGCCTGGGCGACATCGGCAAATGGATTCTCGGTGCCTAAAGTAGCGATCCCCTCCGGAAGGTTGGTCGTATCCCAGAATTGATGTCCGGCGGCGTGTGCGGCACGCTGCAGGCGGATTATCTGGATCGCCTTGGTAAGGATCACGTACCACGAAGAGATGGACATGATGACCAGCAGTAACGCGACACTTTTAATGACGATATCGCCCTGTGACCAAAGCGCTTCTAAACCGTACGGGCTTACTTCCATGATTATTCCTTTATTTCTGACAAAGCGATCGTTGATTTTAGTGGTGCGGTGCCTAGGCACTATTTCGATGCATAGAGTACGCATCCAGACTCACCGTATGATGTGAGTGTTGTAATTAATAAATGTTCGAGTGAGATTGTGTTGAGTTTAAATATGTTATTTAATTTGAAAGCTGGAAATTAATTGGCACGATAGCGTACACAGGCAGGGCGACGCCATTTTCCATATAGGGTTTGAAGAGAGCTCGCATCAGTGCCTGTTTGGCGGCCTCGTCCAGACGCGCTGAACCAGAACTTTTTTGTATCTCGACCCGATCTGCGCGACCCTTTTCATTGATCAGCACGCGCATGATCACTTTGCCTTCTTCGCCCATACGCTTGGCAGCAGCTGGATATTCAGGACTAGGAGGGCGGATATATTCCACACCTGAACTGATGGTCCGGGGAACGGCAGGCGCAGCAGGTGCGGCCACGGGGGCTGGCGCAGGCGGAATGTACTCTTCCTTTTGCGGGGGCTGCGGCGCGGTTACGGGAACGGAAATGGCTTGTTCCGACGGCGTATTATTGACGACTACAGGGGCCGGGCGCGGCGGCGTGACGTGTTTCTTCACGACCTGAACGGTTTTTGGTACGGCGGGCTGGGGTTTCGGCGGCGTTGGCTCAGGTGCGCGTTCAGGCGTAATGAAGGTGGCGAATACTTCTTTCGGCATCGCTTGGGCGACCTGATGAATAAGACCGCTTTTAAGTGCGATGAAAAAACCAACGTGTAGCAAAATAATCGCGCCAAGCGGCCCGATACGTTTGACTTGATTCCACATGAAAGAGGAGACCGGCGGTGAAGACGACATTGTTGCGCTCATTTTACTAACGACTCTTTATGCAACGGTAACACCGTTCGGCATCGGTTGGAATACCAATGCGTGAATATGACGGTGTGCGGTGGGAACGTTATTATCCAAACATTCGCGCAACACATTCTTGGCACAGGAATGGCATTTTCCGCAGCTGCTTGCGACACCTAGATTCTGCCGCAATTCCCGCATGGAAGACATCCCGGAGTTAACCGCCTGGCGTATTTTCCATTCAGAGACATTATTGCAAACACAGACTATCATTTTCCACCTTTTTCGTTAAGTAGGACTTACGCAAAAGCGCCCAAGTCCTCACATACTGGCTTCAGCGGCACGATTTACTGATTCAACTCGTGCGATTACCAGTTACCAGACGTGCAAACAAATTATATTTTTCCGGCGTTGGCATGCTGCGTTCTACCAGCGTCGCCCATTGTTCCGATAGTTGCTGGCAAGTAGTGCGTAAAACCGGTGCCAGATTAGGTAATGCGGCCAAAGCTTTCAGGTGCCGTTCAATAACCGATGCCAATTTCGTGCAACCGCGCGTCTCAGGCTGATTCGTCTGGTGGTGCGCCGTGTAGTGAGACATCAGATGCAATACCGCAGAGACCAGCAATTCCGGTTGCGCCGGCGCTTCGTTGGGTTCCGCAAACTTGGTAATCAACTCATCGTTAGCCATCAGGTGCTCCTTATCAGTGACTCGCTGGCTATGTTGGCTGGCTGTTATTGGAAATCCATCTTGTCGCCGGTAATTTTCTGAAAAAAATTAAGCGGTTAAAATTAACTTATTCAACTGCGTCAGACGTAACTTATAAATTCTGCCGCCATGATCAATTTCCAGTTCTCGCATTTGCTGAAACAGGTCACGACTACTTATCCGGGTGATTGCTGGCGGGACTGCTTTGGTGGCATCGGTATCAGATTGCGCACGCTCCGGATGTTCTTTTGCACGCTGTAATGAATGACCCATAATAGTCCTTTATGTAAATGCGAACAATTCTTATTTAGATTATTCTCTATTTAAAGATGGATTGCAAGTGCTTTCACTATCTTTACGATAGGTATTCATAATTGGACGCTATTCTGTGGTCGTATTTTTAACTGTTCGAACGACTTAAATACCGTGAGGTCATTGCGAATGACACTCAGCCTCATTTATACCACGAAATAAGAATCATTATTATTCGATGCCTGGTGCGGCTACCAGTCCGACCTTATTGCAACCAAACGAACTGGTGCGCGTGCATGCAGGCGAGGATAAAAAAAAGCCATCGAAACGTTTTCGATGGCCTGTATGTATTAACAACGGCGGTCAGGTGACCGCCTTGTTGTGTTAATGCTATTCTTTCGGCTTTGCAGCTTCCCTGCGATTAAAGCCTGCCACCATGTCGAAGCGGAACAAGCGGCATTCCAGTGCCCCATTAAAAAATGGCGTTTTACGTGCTTCTTTCAGGCGTAACAATTTTGGCAAAGTCAGGTCGGCAGTGAAAAGGAACACGGTCCAGCCAGCGAAGCGTTGTTTCAAGGTGTTGCCAAACGCGTTAAAAAAATCATTAAACAAATCCTCTGTGGCCAGCGTGCTGTCACCGCGCACGCCTATGCGTTCACCGTAAGGAGGATTCGTCAAAATAATGCCTCCGCTGGCGCTGAGTTCATTGGGCGGACGCACTTCCTGTGCTTCAATTTGCTTCAATGGGACCTCAAACAGGATGCCGGCATTGCGCAGATTTTCTGACGTCATATCGATCATATCGCCAGAAATGTCGCTGCCGAAAATGGTCGGTGTCAGCGGCATGGGATTTGGCTTAATGGCACCTTTAATCGCCTGCCATTGGCCGATCTCGAAACCATGAAATTTTTCGAAAGCGAACTCGCGGCGAGCGCCAGCTGGAATTCCTGCCAGCATCTGGGCGGCTTCAATCAGGATGGTGCCAGAGCCGCACATTGGGTCGAACAAGACCGTTCCCGGTTTCCAGCCAGCGGTGCGCAGCAGTCCCGCCGCAAGGTTTTCACGCAGCGGCGCGTCGCCCGTTTCAGCGCGCCAGCCGCGTTTGAAAAGCGCTTCGCCAGAGGTATCCAGGTAAAGCGTAAAGTTATGCGCATCCAGAAAACCGACGATCCGCATGTCGGGAGCGTGGGTGTCAACAGACGGGCGTTCGTCGCAAATGTCGCGGAACCGGTCACAAATCGCATCTTTGATTTTGAGTGTGGTGAATTCCAGGCTGCGTAATGGCGATTTGATTGCGGTGATATCGACTCGAATAGTATGGTCCACACGGAACCAGTTTTCCCATTCCTGTTCGAGCGCCTTATCGTAAATATCGTTTTCCGTTTTGTAAGCGCAATGTGCAAGCCGCATCAACACACGGCTGGCGATGCGGGAGTGCAAATTCACCAGCCAGGCATCGCTGAGCAAGCCCGAGCAATGCACACCGCCAGGAACCTGGTTATGCACACGGAGCGTGACAGCGGGTGCGGCCAGCTGTGCGATTTCATTTATTTCTTCGGCAAGTGCAGTCTCCAGTCCGCGTGGACAAGGACAAAAGTAGGAGTGCTTGGAGCTTGCTGATTGTGCGGTGAGTGCTTGTGCCATGAGGGGTTCTCTTAATCCGTTAACTACATCGACAGGGATGTAGCGGTGAAAATGGTTACGCACGAAAAGTGCGTAACGGTCGTCTTGTTTCCCATTACTCACCGAAAAACAGGGTAAATAATGGGCTATAGTTGCTTCAATGGTTGCTGCTTATTTAATCATTGTATTGCTAATTAAGAGGACAGCGTGCTGCCGGACCTTTCAATTATTCGTTCGTTGCTTGTTCGATTAATTTTTCGCTACAGAACATGTTATTTTGCAAAGGCGCGTTCAATAAAATCTAGTCGGTCCTGACCCCAGTAACCTTCGCCGTCGACAACGTACCAAGGCGCTCCGAAAACATTGGCTGCAATGGCATCTTCTGTAAACCGCACAAATTCTGCCTCAACGCTGGCAGTGTCGGCGGATTTTAACAAGGTTTTACCGTCATGCCCAAGTGCCGTTGCAATTCCGATCAAGGTTTCGGTATCAGCGATGTTGCGCTCTTCTTCCCACACGGCACGCATAATGGCGCCGGTCAATTCCAATGCTGCTTGCGTTCCATGTGCCAATTGCGTCGCAATAATCAGCTTGGCGGCCTCGTCGCTGTGCACCGGGAAGTAAGTCGGTTGCAGGTTCATTGGCAACCCCAGATAATCCTTCCAGCGCGCAAGGTCTACCAGTCGATAGGCTTGCCGTTGCGGCGAACGCTTGGCTAGAGGCAAGCCGCCCGATACCCCAAAAACTTTCGACAGATCGCATGGCTTCAAGATAATTTGCACGTCATATTGCTGAGCCAGCGCGACGAATCTCGCATGCCCCAGATAGGCGAAAGGCGAATGGGGCACGAAGTAATACTCACAAATTTTGCTCATGTCGGTTCCTGTCTCGATGTTTTTCTATGTAGCTTCTGTATTTGGTTCAACTTTATCTAATGTAGCTTGCAGTAGCTAACGTTAGCTAAAGTTAGCTAAAGTTAGCTAACGAGCGTAGCAATTAGAACGGCTTGACGACCACCAGAATAACGATAGCCAGCAATAAAATCACCGGTACTTCATTGAAATAACGAAACCAGACGTGACTACGCTTGTTGGTGCCAAGTTCGAATTTTTTGAGCAGACTACCGCTGGCGTGGTGATAGCCAATTAAAAGAATGACCAGGAATAATTTGGCGTGCAACCAACCGTTACCCGGGCCTTTTCCAATGCCATAACCCAACCATAGCCATACCCCGAAAATGACAGTGCCGATCGCCAAAGGCAACATGAAGCGGTATAACTTGCGTGCCATCAACAATAATCGCTGCGTTGCCACTGGTTCGGTTTCTTGCGCCAGATTGACAAGAATACGCGGTAAATAAAACAGTCCCGCAAACCATGAAACGATAAATACGATGTGCAGCGCTTTGATCCAGAGCATGAAGTTTCCTTAAAGGTAGTCCGAAAATGGAGGTGAAACAAGAGGCGGGCTATGCTTTCAGGTGCGCACTTCACCATGACCGAACACCACGTATTTTAGCGATGTCAGCCCATCCAATCCAACCGGACCGCGCGCATGTAGCTTGTCATTTGAGATGCCAATCTCGGCGCCAAGACCAAATTCAAAGCCATCGGCAAATCGCGTGGATGCATTGACGATGACCGAGGCCGAGTCGACTTCCCGCAAAAAGCGCATCGAGCGAGAATAATTTTCGGTCACGATGCTGTCGGTATGGTGCGACGAATAATGATTGATATGCGCGATCGCCTCGTCTACGTCATCGACAATTTTTACGGCAAGAATCGGTGCCAGATATTCGGTGCTCCAGTCTTCCTCAGTGGCTGTAACCACATGCAGATAATCACATGCCCGCAGGATCTTGCTCGCCTCAGCATCGGCACGCAGCTCAACGTCTTTAGTGCGATATAAACGGGCCAGCTCGGGGAGTATCAGAGGAGCAATCGTACGGGCGATCAAGAGTGTTTCCATCGTATTACAGGTGCCATAACGATGACATTTTGCATTGAATGCAATTTTTACCGCTTTTTCCGGATCGGCCTGGTCATCGATGTAGACGTGACAAATTCCATCCAGATGTTTGATCATCGGCACTTTGGACTCTTTCATCAGGCGTTCAATCAAGCCCTTTCCGCCACGCGGAATGATCACGTCGACATATTCCGGCATGCTGATAAGGGCGCCGACCGCGGCGCGATCGGTGGTCTCGACGATCTGTACCGCATCGCCCGGCAAACCAGCGCCACTCAATCCTTCTTTGACCAGTTTTGCCAGGACCTGATTGCAATTGATTGCCTCGGAGCCGCCGCGCAAAATAGTGGCATTCCCACTTTTGATGCATAGGCCGGCCGCGTCAATGGTGACGTTTGGGCGAGCCTCGTAAATAATCCCGATTACGCCCAAAGGCACACGCATCTGGCCCACCTGGATGCCAGTCGGCCGATACTTCATGTTGGAAATCTCGCCAATTGGATC is a genomic window of Glaciimonas sp. PAMC28666 containing:
- a CDS encoding biopolymer transporter ExbD, giving the protein MSMGSLSDSDDDFNPEINTTPLVDVMLVLLIIFIMTIPVMNHAVKIDLPRATNQPDQVKPKNISLSIDAAGKVYWNDEIVDRNALQLKIAEAAKKEPQPELHLRAERTTEYEKIAQVMAAAQSGGLGKIGFVTDPEAK
- a CDS encoding MotA/TolQ/ExbB proton channel family protein; this translates as MEVSPYGLEALWSQGDIVIKSVALLLVIMSISSWYVILTKAIQIIRLQRAAHAAGHQFWDTTNLPEGIATLGTENPFADVAQAGVVSMRHHTAHSGHLHDQLSTSDWVTLSLRQAIDEASSKLQTGMAVLASVGSTAPFVGLFGTVWGIYHALVAIGTSGQASIDKVAGPVGESLIMTALGLAVAIPATFGYNALVRGNKTIIAKLNKFGFDLHALFVTGSRADANKVANGTPPETTSKLVAVKGA
- a CDS encoding energy transducer TonB, giving the protein MSATMSSSPPVSSFMWNQVKRIGPLGAIILLHVGFFIALKSGLIHQVAQAMPKEVFATFITPERAPEPTPPKPQPAVPKTVQVVKKHVTPPRPAPVVVNNTPSEQAISVPVTAPQPPQKEEYIPPAPAPVAAPAAPAVPRTISSGVEYIRPPSPEYPAAAKRMGEEGKVIMRVLINEKGRADRVEIQKSSGSARLDEAAKQALMRALFKPYMENGVALPVYAIVPINFQLSN
- a CDS encoding (2Fe-2S)-binding protein, which codes for MIVCVCNNVSEWKIRQAVNSGMSSMRELRQNLGVASSCGKCHSCAKNVLRECLDNNVPTAHRHIHALVFQPMPNGVTVA
- the hemP gene encoding hemin uptake protein HemP — encoded protein: MGHSLQRAKEHPERAQSDTDATKAVPPAITRISSRDLFQQMRELEIDHGGRIYKLRLTQLNKLILTA
- a CDS encoding class I SAM-dependent RNA methyltransferase translates to MAQALTAQSASSKHSYFCPCPRGLETALAEEINEIAQLAAPAVTLRVHNQVPGGVHCSGLLSDAWLVNLHSRIASRVLMRLAHCAYKTENDIYDKALEQEWENWFRVDHTIRVDITAIKSPLRSLEFTTLKIKDAICDRFRDICDERPSVDTHAPDMRIVGFLDAHNFTLYLDTSGEALFKRGWRAETGDAPLRENLAAGLLRTAGWKPGTVLFDPMCGSGTILIEAAQMLAGIPAGARREFAFEKFHGFEIGQWQAIKGAIKPNPMPLTPTIFGSDISGDMIDMTSENLRNAGILFEVPLKQIEAQEVRPPNELSASGGIILTNPPYGERIGVRGDSTLATEDLFNDFFNAFGNTLKQRFAGWTVFLFTADLTLPKLLRLKEARKTPFFNGALECRLFRFDMVAGFNRREAAKPKE
- a CDS encoding 2-hydroxychromene-2-carboxylate isomerase → MSKICEYYFVPHSPFAYLGHARFVALAQQYDVQIILKPCDLSKVFGVSGGLPLAKRSPQRQAYRLVDLARWKDYLGLPMNLQPTYFPVHSDEAAKLIIATQLAHGTQAALELTGAIMRAVWEEERNIADTETLIGIATALGHDGKTLLKSADTASVEAEFVRFTEDAIAANVFGAPWYVVDGEGYWGQDRLDFIERAFAK
- a CDS encoding CopD family protein, producing MLWIKALHIVFIVSWFAGLFYLPRILVNLAQETEPVATQRLLLMARKLYRFMLPLAIGTVIFGVWLWLGYGIGKGPGNGWLHAKLFLVILLIGYHHASGSLLKKFELGTNKRSHVWFRYFNEVPVILLLAIVILVVVKPF
- a CDS encoding glutamate-5-semialdehyde dehydrogenase; its protein translation is MDIQQYITDIGQRARAASRLMARADTATKNHALTLIAEAIRRESDALRLANQKDLEAARAAGLEEAMLDRLTLSDQAIATMIEGLQQIVALPDPIGEISNMKYRPTGIQVGQMRVPLGVIGIIYEARPNVTIDAAGLCIKSGNATILRGGSEAINCNQVLAKLVKEGLSGAGLPGDAVQIVETTDRAAVGALISMPEYVDVIIPRGGKGLIERLMKESKVPMIKHLDGICHVYIDDQADPEKAVKIAFNAKCHRYGTCNTMETLLIARTIAPLILPELARLYRTKDVELRADAEASKILRACDYLHVVTATEEDWSTEYLAPILAVKIVDDVDEAIAHINHYSSHHTDSIVTENYSRSMRFLREVDSASVIVNASTRFADGFEFGLGAEIGISNDKLHARGPVGLDGLTSLKYVVFGHGEVRT